A single genomic interval of Odontesthes bonariensis isolate fOdoBon6 chromosome 3, fOdoBon6.hap1, whole genome shotgun sequence harbors:
- the sirt4 gene encoding NAD-dependent protein lipoamidase sirtuin-4, mitochondrial, with the protein MRLPWRVVTSPSAPARRAFSVPAGKLDFVPACSSADAHLRELLQDFVSRARRLFVISGAGLSTESGIPDYRSEGVGLYARTDRRPMQHAEFVRSAKSRQRYWARNFVGWPQFSSHQPNNAHRALQRWEDKGKLHWLVTQNVDSLHSKAGQQRLTELHGCAHRVMCLGCGAITAREDLQRRFISLNPEWSAQAGAVAPDGDVFLEDEQVLNFRVPSCEQCGGILKPEVTFFGDTVNKATVQLVHDRLTETDAVLVVGSSLQVYSGYRFLLAASDRKMPVAILNIGPTRADHLAQLKVIGRCGEVLSAIQLL; encoded by the exons ATGAGACTGCCATGGCGGGTCGTCACCTCTCCCTCAGCACCTGCACGGAGAGCCTTCTCAGTCCCTGCAGGTAAGTTGGACTTCGTCCCCGCTTGCAGCTCCGCTGATGCCCACCTACGAGAGCTGTTGCAGGACTTTGTGAGCCGGGCCAGGCGCCTGTTTGTCATCAGCGGAGCGGGTCTCTCCACAGAGTCGGGCATCCCCGATTACCGCTCGGAGGGTGTGGGGCTGTACGCCCGCACCGACAGGCGACCGATGCAGCATGCAGAGTTTGTCCGCAGCGCAAAGTCCCGCCAGCGATACTGGGCCAGAAACTTTGTCGGGTGGCCGCAGTTTTCCTCCCACCAGCCGAACAACGCGCACAGGGCGCTGCAGCGCTGGGAGGACAAAGGGAAGCTGCACTGGCTGGTCACACAGAACGTGGACTCCCTTCACTCAAAGGCGGGGCAGCAGAGGCTGACCGAGCTCCACGGCTGCGCCCACAG GGTGATGTGTCTGGGCTGTGGTGCCATCACAGCGAGGGAGGATCTGCAGAGGCGTTTTATTTCATTAAACCCCGAGTGGAGTGCTCAGGCAGGTGCTGTTGCTCCAGATGGGGATGTCTTCTTGGAGGACGAGCAAGTTCTCAACTTCAGAGTCCCCTCCTGTGAGCAGTGTGGTGGGATACTGAAGCCAGAGGTCACGTTTTTTGGAGACACCGTCAACAAAGCAACCGTACAGTTGGTGCACGACAGGCTCACAGAGACGGACGCCGTGCTGGTCGTGGGGTCATCGTTACAG GTGTACTCGGGATACAGGTTTCTACTAGCCGCCAGCGACCGGAAGATGCCAGTCGCCATTCTGAACATCGGGCCCACCAGAGCAGACCACCTAGCTCAGCTGAAAGTGATCGGCCGCTGTGGTGAAGTGCTGTCGGCGATTCAGCTCCTCTGA